In Horticoccus luteus, the following proteins share a genomic window:
- a CDS encoding glycosyltransferase family 9 protein, whose product MLKLLLQILGWLTAHSPVPLLRALSAALGDAMLLVLRRRRRLLFSNLHHAFPERSDAWRRGIARACSHRLVESGLLSLAMPFFSAERTQRIASVSPTMRALSRRQVQTSTPTLIATLHFTGWEMQTALPLLLGADSPVFNTIFRPLDNPVLDAWVRLTRERFGVKMLSRKRGFSEALQVLRRGGLVALLFDQNAGLQGALATLFGRICSSSELPGLLVEKYHAEIVCVFPRRHGFWSYEIDAHRLDAGTGIEEPVINLNRWLENFLQADDNACASWLWLHDRWRNQDMPARRLRLEAKRDFLATDLRLRNWMQLPRKTRLWIRLPNWLGDVVMALPLLRAIRHSRPDAEITLVAKPAFADLLRDFAVADHIRPLPPRGRGYFAHFWRARREFPDCYLLFTNSFRGDLEARLTGCRQRFGLVRPGKRRPLLSHAFRVPPGFDERQHHQLELWTHFLRAFGLVGEPNTTPIRTSAPPPPGSRPIGFIAGSENNPEKRWPVTYWRDLLEALPPDRPVLLFGTANDRPITQQIAAGFESRVTDLAGRTTLAEYCAGLSECELLVTNDTGGMHLANALGVPLIALFGPTNPVRTGPVFAAPVQILQPANCPSTGGAPLAELLPTTVATAVRAQLA is encoded by the coding sequence GTGCTTAAACTGCTTCTGCAGATCCTCGGCTGGCTCACGGCGCACTCGCCCGTGCCGCTGTTGCGGGCCCTCAGCGCCGCCTTGGGCGACGCGATGCTGCTCGTTCTCCGCCGTCGCCGACGCCTGCTCTTCTCCAACCTCCATCACGCTTTCCCTGAGCGGAGCGATGCCTGGCGCCGCGGCATCGCCCGCGCCTGCTCCCATCGGCTGGTGGAATCGGGTTTACTCTCGCTGGCGATGCCGTTTTTCAGCGCCGAGCGCACGCAACGCATCGCCTCGGTCTCACCCACGATGCGCGCCCTCTCCCGGCGGCAGGTGCAAACCTCCACGCCCACGCTGATCGCCACGTTGCACTTCACCGGCTGGGAAATGCAGACCGCGCTCCCACTGCTCCTCGGTGCCGACTCTCCCGTTTTCAACACGATCTTTCGTCCCCTCGACAATCCCGTCCTCGACGCCTGGGTGCGCCTGACTCGCGAGCGATTCGGCGTAAAAATGCTTTCCCGCAAACGCGGATTCTCCGAGGCGCTGCAGGTGCTGCGCCGTGGCGGCCTCGTGGCGTTGCTGTTCGACCAAAATGCGGGCTTGCAGGGCGCACTCGCGACGCTCTTCGGGCGCATTTGCTCCAGCTCCGAACTACCAGGTCTGCTGGTGGAGAAATACCACGCCGAGATCGTCTGCGTGTTTCCCCGCCGCCACGGCTTCTGGTCCTACGAAATCGATGCGCACCGCCTAGACGCCGGCACCGGCATCGAAGAGCCCGTCATCAACCTCAACCGTTGGCTCGAAAACTTCCTGCAAGCCGACGACAACGCCTGCGCCTCCTGGCTTTGGTTGCACGATCGCTGGCGCAATCAGGACATGCCCGCGCGCCGCCTGCGACTCGAAGCCAAACGCGATTTCCTCGCGACCGATCTTCGCCTGCGCAACTGGATGCAACTGCCGCGCAAAACCCGCCTCTGGATTCGCCTCCCCAACTGGCTCGGTGACGTCGTGATGGCACTGCCGCTCCTGCGCGCCATCCGCCATTCCCGTCCCGACGCCGAAATAACCCTCGTGGCCAAGCCCGCGTTTGCGGACCTTCTGCGCGACTTCGCCGTCGCCGACCACATCCGCCCGCTGCCCCCGCGCGGCCGTGGCTACTTCGCTCATTTCTGGCGTGCGCGCCGCGAATTTCCGGACTGCTACCTCCTTTTCACAAACTCCTTTCGCGGTGATCTGGAAGCCCGTCTTACGGGCTGCCGCCAGCGCTTCGGTCTCGTGCGGCCAGGCAAGCGCCGGCCTCTCCTTTCGCACGCCTTTCGCGTGCCGCCCGGATTCGATGAACGCCAGCATCACCAACTCGAGTTGTGGACGCACTTTCTTCGCGCCTTCGGTTTGGTGGGCGAACCCAATACAACGCCGATCCGCACGAGCGCTCCACCGCCCCCCGGATCGCGTCCGATCGGTTTCATCGCCGGCTCCGAAAACAATCCCGAAAAACGCTGGCCCGTCACTTACTGGCGCGATCTGCTCGAAGCCCTCCCGCCCGACCGCCCCGTGCTGCTTTTCGGCACGGCCAATGACCGGCCGATCACCCAGCAAATCGCCGCTGGTTTCGAGTCACGCGTCACCGATCTCGCCGGCCGCACAACTCTCGCCGAATACTGCGCCGGGCTGTCCGAATGCGAACTGCTCGTCACCAACGACACGGGCGGCATGCACCTCGCCAACGCGCTCGGCGTGCCGCTGATCGCCCTGTTCGGTCCCACCAACCCCGTGCGCACGGGCCCAGTGTTCGCCGCCCCGGTTCAAATTTTGCAGCCCGCGAATTGTCCGTCCACGGGCGGCGCGCCTTTGGCGGAACTTCTTCCCACCACCGTCGCGACCGCGGTCCGCGCCCAACTCGCTTGA
- a CDS encoding ice-binding family protein, which yields MKNQPPFREICTLAASLVFLALAPSSQAQLIGAAGSYGVLGGSAVTNTGNTMITGDLGVSPGTAVTGFSALDGGPGLYSGASNLGNFASAQAHADAASAYTTLAGLSFTSDLTGLDLGGLTLTPGVYRFSSSAQLTGTLTLDAQGDANARFVFQIGSTLISASNSAVNIVNIGDACGPDNGLFWQVGSSATLGTGSAFAGNILALASITLNTGASIDFGRALALNGAVTLDNNRIDASAIDGGFCSPQLTPVPEPSTYGAMGAGLLLIVLSRRRIAGRKHAAA from the coding sequence ATGAAGAACCAACCTCCGTTCCGCGAAATCTGCACTCTGGCTGCATCGCTGGTGTTTTTAGCTCTGGCGCCTTCGTCTCAGGCGCAACTCATCGGCGCCGCCGGCAGCTACGGCGTTCTCGGCGGCTCGGCCGTCACCAATACCGGCAATACCATGATCACCGGTGACCTCGGCGTCTCTCCCGGCACCGCCGTCACCGGATTCTCCGCCCTCGATGGCGGGCCCGGGCTCTATTCCGGCGCGTCCAACCTCGGCAACTTCGCTTCTGCGCAAGCCCACGCTGATGCCGCGTCCGCCTATACGACGCTCGCCGGCCTCAGTTTCACCTCCGACCTGACGGGCCTGGATCTTGGTGGTCTGACGCTCACGCCTGGCGTTTATCGTTTCAGTTCATCCGCTCAACTGACCGGCACTCTCACGCTTGACGCTCAGGGCGATGCCAACGCCCGCTTTGTTTTCCAGATTGGTAGCACCTTGATCAGCGCAAGCAATTCGGCGGTGAATATCGTCAATATCGGTGACGCCTGCGGCCCCGATAATGGGCTTTTCTGGCAGGTCGGCAGCTCCGCCACGCTCGGCACCGGCAGTGCATTCGCGGGCAACATTCTTGCGCTGGCGAGCATCACCCTGAACACCGGCGCCTCCATCGATTTTGGCCGCGCCCTCGCGCTCAATGGCGCTGTCACCCTCGACAACAATCGCATCGATGCCAGCGCGATCGATGGCGGCTTTTGCTCTCCGCAACTCACCCCGGTGCCCGAACCCAGCACCTATGGAGCGATGGGCGCCGGCCTGCTGTTGATCGTCCTCTCGCGCCGCCGCATCGCCGGTCGGAAACACGCCGCCGCCTGA